A segment of the Capra hircus breed San Clemente unplaced genomic scaffold, ASM170441v1, whole genome shotgun sequence genome:
ccaccccaccccaccccaccccgctcccaGCTTGAAGGTGCTCTCAAGGTCCCACCGGAACGCTCTCTCTTCGGAGCGCCCTTCTGAAGGGGAACGTTTCTCTTCCACGTCATCGCCCCCGAGACAGCTTCAGCctggccctcccctccaccccccgcctccctctctgcctcctgctcctcttcctcctcctctgaactCTTGAGCTCTCCTCGCACCGGCCTCTCACCCCACACGGTGGCAGTGTCGGCCTAGGTACGCTCGGGCGTCTCTCCTCCCCGCATCCCAGCGGACTGCCACTGGCTCTCGACCGCGTCGTCCTGGGACCATGTGTCCCCTGGCCTTTTCTGCGGGTGGGGGAGACCCGGACGGGCCGGGGCCAGGCGGGGGTGTGGGGGAGCCTGCATgcggggggaagggtgggggcagagaggaggaggaggaggacgaggaggaggaggacgaggaggaggaggaggaggaggacgaggaggaggaacgACACCACTCCCCAGTGCCAGTGTGTGCCTGTGGCCCGGGAAACAGACGACGCCCCGGGCTGGCTCCGAAAAGGGGATCGgtcacgagatcgggcgcgtgtgTTCTTTGCAGAGGCCCTGCAGATCGAACAGGCAGGGGCAAGGATGGGGCTTCCCGCACCGAGCACGGTTCCCCCGTCGTGGAAACAGGCGTCTGTCCCACCGGGCGGGGCTTCGGCTCTCGGTGCGATGTCCGCAAGCCGTGGCCGCTGAAACGTGCGCACGCTGGAGCCGCCGCCGTGCAGAGGGAGATCTCATCCGGCTCCTcgtgtccttccagtgagcaggcCGGGATCTCGGGAAGAACAGAAAGCCAGAGAGTCGCACGAACCGGAGCGTCACGCTTTCAGAAGCCAAGGGAACCAGAAATGAGGTTCACTCGCGTGTGGGTCTGTCTTTCCACGGGACGAATCCTCTCTTGGAGCAGATGAGGGTTCCGGGGATCCCGTGGAGCAGAGAGGATAGAGAGTCCCCTcaggtcccctgctcctcccatgcACGCGCACGCTCCCCAACGGTCCTAGGAACAGCCTGCCCCAGAGGAGCGTGCTGGCCACAACCCACCTCCACGGAGACGGAGACGGCAGTGTCCGTCCGCGTCAGTCACCCTCGTCCAGAGTCCCCGGGCCGTGTGCCCTCGCCTTCACGCCTGGCACCGTCCGTTCTGTAGGTTTGTGTCGAACCTGCCCGGAGCCCTGTGGCATCGTCCCGGATCAGGGGTTCGGTGGAAAACACCCTGTCCCCCTGCCTCCtcggcaggtggatccttcaccactggaccaccaggcagggaagtcccttcacagcCTTCTAAAAGCATCTACCCTGAAACAGTCCACGTCGTCCTCCAAACATCACTGGACCATCACGACGGAAAGGAAGGAAACGATGTGAGTTCAAGAATGTCTTCACTCCTCAGTGCTTCTTGCTTTAGAACCAcgaaggcctctctctctctctctctctctctctctctctctctctctctctctctctctctctctctctctctctctctcacacacacacacacacacacacacacacacacacacacacacacacacacagaggggggCTCATCGTCCAAAAGAAACCAACTGTTGTGTTTCTCCATCCCCCTTGTTGTGGCTAGTCAAAGGAGCTGATCTCACGTGGAATCCGATGTCTTCTTCTCTAGGACACTTCAAGAAGCAGCAAGAGTGCCGGTCTGTGAGAAACGAAGGTCAACCCTTCACGATGCAATCCCTTTTCCGGGCCTGATCGTTCAGAAACTCTCCCATCCCAAGCGGGGGACGGCAGGATATCCATCTCGAGTTTGGGACgggggcttccccggcggctccgTAGGAAACCGTCCCGTGCCcacgcaggaaacacgggtttcaTCCCCGGCCCGGgacgatcccacgtgctacagagcCACGAAGCCCATAGGCCTCGCCGACGGAAtccgtgctctagatcctggccaCTGCGAGCGCTGAGCCCACACCCAGCAgccgctgaagcccacgtgccccagtgCCCACGCTCCCCAAGAGGAACCACAGCCACGAGAAGCCCAGACACACAACCGCAGAGCGGCCCCCTCCTCCACGGAGAGAGAACCGCTCGCACAGCCGTGAAGACACGGCACACCCCCACAGAGATCAGAGACGTCCCACGATTTGAAAGCAATACGGGGTCTAGGATGGGACGCCGTCGGCCAATACCTCGTCCCATCCCTCGGGAAGCTCGCCGACTCCGCGGTCGATGAGATCAAGAAACCGCAGCTCACCGTGCCATCGGAAGTGCGGGAAGCTCTCCCTGCAGTGCTGAGAGCCCAGTGGAGACGTGACCCGCGGGGACCGTGAGCGTGCCTGTTCTCGGGAAGAAGTCCTTCCCGGTCCGGGCTCTGGAGATCGGCCCACGCGGACCCGCAGACAGCGGACGGCCATCCCTCTCGGCTCCCTGCAGGCTCACGGGTCCAGGCGTGCAGTGCCCCCGGCATCTGCTCGCATCTTCGGGGCCCGTCTCCCCCGCCGCGCTCCACTCACTTTGAATCCTTCTCCCCTCTCGTCTGACATGTTCTCTTTCCCGTGCGActcttcctggctccccaggcACCACTTCGCATCGTTCTCTTCTCATCGCACTCGTCTCGTGGAAAGAATTCCACGTCTCTCTGCTCTGGTCCCCAAGGAGTCTGTCATCGCTCCATTCATCTGGGGATCGACTGGCACCCAGGCAACCCGGGCCCACGAAAACCGGGGCTCCGTGTGGATGGGACGACTTGCCGACGAccgcgggggggggtggggggggggcggctcGTGGACGTGGAAAGCTGGCACCGGGGAGTCGTCCTGCGGACACACCCTCGGGCACCATCGCGTTCGCGGGAGCGTTTGGGTTGTCGTCGTGGTCGCCGCCGTATTCCCTGAGACGCGTGCGGTCGCACTGGGAGTCCAACGGcgtctatgggaaaagaatggatccTTCCCTGGATCCCCTCAGAAGGACTTCGAAAAGAGTCGTGGTCGAGACGTGATCGATCTTTCCAACACTCTCACTTCTGGGTAGACATCTAAAGAGAAGAGACACGGAAGCGAAATCTCAGAGAgagatctgcactcccatgtccaCGGCAGCATCAGTCACACGGGTCAAGAGAGGGAAACAGCCCGAGTGTCCAtcaagggaagaagagggaaagaagacacaCGATCCAGACAGAGATCGATCGATAGGTAGAAATAGATGTCCCACGGAGCCACAGGAACGAACGCATTCTTGTCTGGTGATAGCATGGATGTGACTTAGGGCGTGATGCCAAATGAAtaagtcaggtagagaaagagaaagactttctcatgccactcacatgccatggatggccatcaaaaaaagaaagaaagaaagaaagaaagaaaggaaggaagacggTCATCACAGAacggctgggggagggagaaatgggaagatattgCATTGAtgtaagggggaaagaaaaaaaaaaaaaaacgacttcaCGGATAAGGTACATCTATACTGTATACGTCACAAAGAGCACGGTGATTCTAATGAACAGCGTTATTATTATTGTATGGTACTATCCGGGGAAGGCCATGGCGCCCCACTGCAgtcctcttgcccggaaaatcccatggacgggaggagcctggtgggccgcagtccacggggtcgctcacagtcggacacgactgagcgacttcccttgcgcgtttcactttcacgccttggaggcggacatggcaacccactgcagtgttcttgcctggagaatcccagggacgggggtgcccggtgggctaccgtctgtggggtcgcacagattcggacacgaccgaagcgacgcagcagcagcagcagcagcagcagcagcagcagcagcagcagcagcagcagcagcagcagcatgatcatcTGAGAAAGTTGCCATGACAGTGGACATGAATCCTTCTCCTCCCGTCCaatggcagaaggaaatggcaacccactctaggattcttgcctggaactgtccacggatggaggagcctggtaggctacagtccgtggcgtcgcaaagagtcgaacacgaccgagtgacttccctttctttcacatcCAGTCATGATCTGTATGGGTTGTGAGAAAGCTATGAGCTACCGCTTGGGTGGTCATTCTTCTTTGGCAACATACAGGTGCCTCTTGTGCCCATTCTGTACACATGAGAACGAAGGATGTCATATGTCCTTCACGAAGGAAATGATATTTCAATACACctggaaattaaacacagaaaatcacctagttttcttgtctttccatGAAGAGTCAGTATCGGCtgcgccaaaaaaagaaaagaaaagaaaagaaaagagagagaggggggggggggggaagaaagaaaaagaaagctttatttgGGGGTCTTCGATATGGCCatgcagggacacgggtttgaataAAAACCGGGGGAACCTTCCCCAGGAAAGAGTCGGGGGCttagaaagctgaaactccgtgaGGTTGTAAAGCGACCTGAGAGCAATGATGACGGACTGTCATGCAAACAAGGACCCGTGTCTTCTTCCAGGGTAGACAGACCGTCACAAGTGAtgtagggaaaggggagggtgtgtgtgataGGGGTCTTGAATGTCGGGAACACTGTTTCGATGATCCGGAGGCCTCTGTTCCCCAGGAGGTGCTCCGAGTTTCCAGACTGAGACACAGACCTCTTCCTCCACGGCCCTCCCCTTCTCTATTTTGGGGCGGCGCTCTCTTGGCGATGCCGATtccactttgattttcctgtCACATGTCATCCCCTTTTGCCCTCCAAGATACCATTCCCTCATGGGACCTGGTGTATCTTTTTAGAGAGGATTCGAATGAGACACGATCACTCTCCGTCGCGTGGTTTCGGGCACGAACGACCCACACGGGGATCCGTGCCACATCTCTCTCTGCCATCGAGAAAGGCTGTGTGTGGCCAATGACGCCACGGGATCGGCGAGTTCCTCGGGCTCAGCACCGAAAGGCTGTGTGTGGCCAATGACGCCACGGGATCGGCGAGTTCCTCGGGCTCAGCGCTCCCTCGACTTGGCTGCGGTTTCGGTTTCGTTCCCTTCCGTGCTGGCTCGCTTGCTGACCCACACGATCTCTCCGGAGAGGGCGGCCCATCGAAGCGGAAACACAATCGAGGCTGTGTGGATCCTATTCACGCATCCGACGGGGAGACCCGCGACCTCTACGTGGATCCGTACGCGCGGCCGTGTCGGGCTCAGGAGGACCCTTCGGTGCTGTCTGGGCGCGCTCTTTGTTGTCCGCGAGCTCGCGCGCCTTTCGGGGACACGGCTGATGGGGACGGACACCGAGCGGCAGGGCGGCGGGCCGGCGTCCCGGCCGAGAGCGGTGCCCCAGAGGACGTCTCAGAGCCGGGGCTGAGACGGCCACCCCTCCCCGGGCCCCCCTCGTcgccggggaggggcggggtggggtgggggtgggggggggtgtgaggttggggagatgggggtgggagccGGGTCCGGGTGAGCGTGCGcgcgcgcctgtgtgtgtgtgtgtgtgtgtgtgggtgtgtgtgtgtgtatgtgtgtgtgggtgtctgggtgggtgggtgggtgggtggggcggggaggggaggggccgggaCTGGGCTCGGGGTTGGGGGTGCACGAGGTGAGGGGACCGTCCCGGTCCCCCTGAGAAGTGAAGGCAGGTTCTGTCCCGCTGAGAACTCCCTGCCTTCAGGCGCGCGAGGGGAGCAGGTTTCTCTCCAATCCCTTTAGGAAACGGTTTTGAAACAGTTTCCAGACAAAAAGgatcacacacttacacacaacaTGTTGACTTGTCATggccggggccagcgtgaggaactccgcccatggccaaggtcacgaggaaggaggcttggcacacgcaaaggcgtgatcaagcctcaggaaaccccccgctcccgagcatctacccccaaagccagagtctcccTAGAAATGAGGAGTCCAGCGGGTCGGTCAGGAACGACGTGGGTGAAGGGTGTTTCACGTGTCGGGCCGATCACGACGGCTCATTCTCGGCCCTGGGGGTGACGAGggcgtctcaggtcaaacctctccgcCGACAGACCAGCTCGCGTGACAGGGTCACCCACCCTCCCGCCACGACGCACACGAGCGTCGCCTCCCTCTCCACCGtacacagcacagagagtctgggAGTCTCTGGAGAGTCTTCACGAGCACAGGGCTTTTCTCACGGTCGAGTCCACGatggccgccaggcctccatatccttaggcacctgggaatcgaTGAATCCATGTCGttggaatgcagaaaaggaaagaggggtcgttcttaaggggagcaagactagactttttgagtgaaggaatggtctctttgggaatagatccctgtcctttgtgatccatccctgtgtccttgctatgcaaacagGTCACTCCATCACTCTCCGAAGACGACATAGACCTTCAGGGCAACATCGGGGAAAGGATTTTCATGGGTTGGGCTGATGGTTGCTGCtccatctccatattccctgcccttatcgtgaatataactagcatcgaggagacataaggagtcccctttcagacgactcatgtgaactttgggttcgatccgttcctttcttgattggaactcacgacaccctcaccctacaggaatgtcactttatctggagggtggtgcctggtttaagaaaaaaaacacccttggaacacagaagtgttttggggatcagaaagaaaggatcgtcacatgtcagcaggcctcacggCCAGAAGATTAGGTCACATCCCTAAgacctgtttggtttttttgtttgcttgtttttgtttgtttttctcgtaCATTTACGTGAAgcacctgattctgagaaaggtcgggactcctggcccccgcgggactctgtattcatccctatatgtcacAGAAGGGATAGAAGCAAACCCCACACGAAAGAAATCGGAtccgtttccggaaagactgatacccgcATGTCGCTTCTTTCCTGCTCCCCGTTTCTCTGGCCGAATCCCAAgggattcagcctcttttcctccgCTCATTTTCCTACGACACTatgcgtttctaatctctctatatctctgtcaTTCGATATGTACGTATCCAaggacgccaacgccgtccccaccttcgaattccctggcatccgacggggctggaccccggcaggaggcGGCATGTGGTGGGGCACGCGCAGGTGGTGCTGCGTGggtgtggggggggaggggtaatgtgtgcggtgtgtgtataGGTTCCACGTGAGGCCGAGCGTGTGTCGGGTGGGCAccatgggtgtgtgcgtgtgggatGCGCCAGTGGGTGTGGGCGTGGCCGTGGCCGGAAGGGGGTGGGGCGTGCAGAGACAGTGGCCCAGAGACACAGCCAGGCAAAGGACAACGCAGCGTGCGTGCGTGTAGGGGGTAGGGGGCAGTGTGTGGTGTGCGGCCTGTGCGAGCGGGGTGCGAAcgggctgcgtgtgtgtgtgcgtgtgcgtgtgcgtgtgtgtgtgtgtgtgtgtgtgtctgcgtcgggatgtgtgtgtgcgcggtgtGCAGGCAGGGTGTGCGTGCGGGCatgcgtgtggtgtgtggtgCGCCTGTGGTTGTGGGTGTGGTGGAGGGTGGGTGGCACAGAGACACAGCTGGGCGAAGGACAATGCagtgtgggggggggcggggggcgggagagGTGAGGGGGCGGGGTTCATCATCTGAAAGGTGAAAGGCACAGGGACGCACGCACGgacgcacccacccacccacgcatgcacgcacgcaggcacccagccacgcacccacccacccacccacccacctgcccacgCGCCCACGCACGCACGTGCCCGTCCACGCTGTTGTGTGACGAGCTGGGTGGATCTAAGCGTGTGATGACTCTGTCCATCGGGTGGAAATCACAGATCTCAGAGAGGTTAGGATGGGAGCAGGGGCTTTGTCGCAGTGAGACGGACAACACACTGATGATCGACTTAAAGGTCAATAGAGAGGGGTCTGAAACCTCCCAGAAGGAAATCACAGCACTTTATCAAAGTTTGGTGTTACTATTTGTTCTGGCATAGTCACCAAGTGTAAACGGTTCATTTCTGAATGTCATTTCTGTCCCGCTGAGAACTCCCTGCCTTCAGGCGCGCGAGGGGAGCAGGTTTCTCTCCAATCCACGGCCATGCATCGTTTTCGCCctgttcaaaagaagaaaaaaaaaaaaaagaccaaaacgtATTTGTTTATCTCAGCCTGTTTTCTGGGCCGAGGCCAAAGACCTCTTCAAGCGTGTCCAAAGGATCTgacaggatgggagggagggtgcaGGTCAAGAGATCCACAGAATCTGTCACAGCTGTGACTCGGGCCTTTTTCAGAAACAGGCCCATTTGGATGATTCCCTGGACAGGAGTCACCCCAGGAGTTTCCTTGAAGGTAccgagttgagctgcaggagtcggGAGCGTGACCCCGCCGCCGCCAGAGGGCCTCCTCAGCCCGGCAggccggcaggcaggcaggcaggccggccggccggcaggcaggcaggcaggcaggcaggcaggcaggcaggcaggcaggcaggcaggggctaTTGTCTGTGGGCCCCAccgccaccctcccccaccctccccctgcagGGCCTCGTCCGATAGCTTCATTCAAATGCAGAAAGCTTTCCAGTCAAGTCAGAGCCTTTGACTTCGCCTCGAGCTTCTCTCCATTGAATGGTGAtccgccccacccacccctcttcccatccccatccccatccccatccccccatTCCACGTCTCCACCTTGAGACTGCCCCTTTCGGCACCGTGcggaggaagggggctgggggggtggggagggtggccgAGGGACACACTCGCCTCGTGTCAGGCCAAAGGAGTCTCCTCCTTTTCTGTCACCCAGGAAACCCCGCTCGTGCGTGCGAGGATCACGGACGTGCGTCGAAGCAGCCGTCTTCCCTTGGCAGCTTCCCCTCCGTGGGAGGAGGCTTTCATTCCTGCCTGCCTCCAGTtccgttccgttcagtcgctcagtcgtgtccgactctttgcgaccccatgagtcgcagcacgccaggcctccctgttcatccccatctcccggagttcactcagactcacgtccctcgagtccgtgatgccatccagccatctcatcctcggtcgtccccttctcctcctgcgcccaatccctcccagcatccgagtttgtttccagtgagtccactcttctcatgaggtggccaaaggactggagtttcagctttcgcatcattccttccaaagaaatcccagggctgatctccttcagaatggactggttggatctcctcgcagtccaagggactctcgagagtcttctccaacaccacagttcgcaAGCATccatccttcggcgctcagcctccttcacagtccagctctcacatccatccgtgagcaaggaaaaaccatagccttgactagacggaccttagtcggcaacgtCGCGTCACTGCTTtggaagatgctatctaggttggtcgtcccttttcttcccaggagtcagcgtcttggaacgtcatggctacagtcaccatctgcagggattctggagcgccccccccccaaataaagtctgaccctgtttccactggttccccatctatttcccacgaaatgatgggaccgcatgccatgatctccgttttctgaatgttgagctttaggccaacgtgttcactctcctctttccctttcctcaagaggcttttcagctcctcttccctttctgccataagggtggtgtcctctgcatatctgaggggatCGCTATCTCTCCCGGCCATCTCGAGTCCAGCTTGcgtgtcttccagtccagcgtctctcacgatgtcctctgcatagaagtgaaataagcagggtgacaatatacagccttgacgtcctcctttcccaatctggaacccaGTCTGtcggtccatgtccagttctcactgtggcttcctgacctgcctacggatttctcaagaggcaggtcaggcggtctgggattcccgtctctttcagccttcagagagacagaaaaggagggaggggcagacCGTTCCTCTGGCGCCGGCCGGCTCTGTCGTCCCTCGAATCCAAAACACTCCATCGGGCACGGAGGTTCACGTGCGGtgggctggagtggggtggggacggCGGCCTACTCCGAACCCTAGCAGttttccctcctctgtcccttgcCTGGAACCTAGGAAAAGCTGAGCTGGTGTCTGTGTGCGTGAGTGCGTGCACGTACACGTGTACGTGAGAGACGGCACgttgtgcgtgtgcgtgtgcatggacgtgagaggaaaaggggagaaaaagaaaagaaaggggaaaaaaaaaaaaaaccagaaggagGGAAGGACGAAATAGGTTCGGTAGTAGGGCCTCCATGTCGTGG
Coding sequences within it:
- the LOC108634654 gene encoding uncharacterized protein LOC108634654; amino-acid sequence: VRSGVSPPRIPADCHWLSTASSWDHVSPGLFCGGPADRTGRGKDGASRTEHGSPVVETGVCPTGRGFGSRCDVRKPWPLKRAHAGAAAVQREISSGSSCPSSEQRVPSGPLLLPCTRTLPNGPRNSLPQRSVLATTHLHGDGDGSVRPRQSPSSRVPGPCALAFTPGTVRSVGLCRTCPEPCGIVPDQGFGGKHPVPLPPRQVDPSPLDHQAGKSLHSLLKASTLKQSTSSSKHHWTITTERKETMTLQEAARVPVCEKRRSTLHDAIPFPGLIVQKLSHPKRGTAGYPSRVWDGGFPGGSVGNRPVPTQETRVSSPARDDPTCYRATKPIGLADGIRALDPGHCER